One window of the Anolis sagrei isolate rAnoSag1 chromosome 5, rAnoSag1.mat, whole genome shotgun sequence genome contains the following:
- the XPNPEP3 gene encoding xaa-Pro aminopeptidase 3: MVRFPLQRLIQPIKGKRCLSGCKFCFFRNLSILPVQQRKIPNRYLGQPSPFTHPHLLKAGEVTPGVSQVEYALRRHKLMARINKEVQGMDHTVILLSNPTYYMSNDIPYTFHQETNFLYLCGFQEPDSILVLQSVPGKPLPSHKALLFVPRRDPSRELWDGPRSGIDGAMALTGVDEAYNIEEFRHLVAKLKDESCMVWYDFAKPVHSQLHSDYLLHLAEVKARSKNRIRSIRHLVQNLRLIKSAAEIERMKIAGKVTAQALVETMFASKAPVDEAFLYAKFEFECRARGADILAYPPVVAGGNRSNTLHYIKNNQLIKDGEMVLLDGGCELSCYVSDITRTWPINGRFTSPQAELYQAVLEIQKSCLRLCSPGVSLENIYSLMLTLIGQKLKDVGVLQKSTSENHLFKAVRKYCPHHVGHYLGMDVHDTPDVSRSIPLQPGMVITIEPGIYIPEDDVNVPERFRGIGIRIEDDVVVTESTPVILSADCPKEIYDIEQVCGCSP, encoded by the exons GctgcaagttctgtttctttcgGAATTTGTCCATCCTTCCAGTTCAGCAAAGGAAGATCCCAAACCGGTACCTAGGCCAACCCAGCCCTTTTACACACCCTCATCTTCTCAAAGCAG GAGAAGTAACGCCAGGGGTGTCGCAAGTGGAATATGCTCTCCGTAGACACAAGCTCATGGCTCGGATAAATAAAGAGGTGCAAGGAATGGACCATACAGTGATTCTGCTCTCCAATCCCACCTACTACATGAGCAATGATATTCCATACACCTTCCATCAAGAAACTAACTTTCTGTACCTATGTGGGTTCCAGGAGCCTGACAGTATCTTAGTGCTGCAAAGTGTGCCtggcaaacctttaccttcacacaAAGCTCTGCTCTTTGTCCCCCGACGGGATCCAAGCAGAGAACTGTGGGATGGGCCACGGTCTGGTATTGATGGTGCCATGGCTCTCACGGGTGTGGATGAAGCATATAATATAGAAGAATTTAGACATCTGGTAGCAAAATTGAAAG ATGAATCTTGTATGGTTTGGTATGATTTTGCTAAACCTGTGCATTCACAGCTCCATTCTGATTACTTGCTGCACCTAGCTGAGGTCAAGGCTAGAAGCAAGAACCGAATCCGATCCATCCGGCATCTAGTACAAAATTTACGGCTAATTAAATCCGCTGCAGAGATTGAGAGGATGAAAATTGCGGGCAAGGTGACAGCCCAG GCATTAGTAGAGACAATGTTTGCAAGCAAAGCTCCAGTGGATGAAGCATTTCTGTATGCTAAG TTTGAATTCGAGTGCCGTGCTCGTGGTGCTGACATTTTGGCTTATCCTCCTGTGGTTGCAGGGGGCAACAGGTCCAATACTTTGCATTATATAAAAAACAACCAGCTCATTAAG gaTGGAGAAATGGTTTTACTGGATGGGGGATGTGAGTTGTCCTGTTATGTAAGCGATATCACCCGCACTTGGCCTATCAATGGCAG GTTCACCAGTCCCCAAGCAGAGCTGTACCAGGCTGTATTGGAAATACAGAAGTCCTGCCTGAGGCTCTGCTCTCCTGGTGTGAGTCTAGAGAACATTTACAGTCTCATGCTGACCCTCATTGGACAAAAGCTAAAAGATGTGGGGGTCCTGCAAAAAAGCACAAGTGAGAACCACCTCTTCAAG gCTGTTCGTAAATACTGCCCCCATCATGTAGGGCATTATCTGGGAATGGATGTTCATGACACACCGGATGTATCCAGATCAATTCCCCTCCAACCAGGCATGGTGATCACAATTGAACCAG GCATCTACATTCCCGAAGATGATGTAAATGTTCCTGAAAGATTCCGTGGCATTGGCATACGTATAGAAGACGATGTTGTAGTAACTGAGAGTACACCAGTAATCCTTTCTGCAGACTGCCCAAAGGAAATATATGACATTGAGCAGGTCTGTGGCTGCAGCCCTTGA